AGGTAAGCCATGCCCCTTGCCACCTGATAGGCAGCAGACACCAGCTCCCTGACCTCCAGGGTGTCCAAGGGGGCCTGGGTAGGCCCAGACCAATACTCCAGACCCACAGGCCTCCGACACCGCAGGTACTCTCTCAGGTTGCCCTGAGATGCATACTCTACCACCACGTGGAGAGgacctggagagagaagagggttatAATTAGGCTCGGGCGGTATACCGTATGTAGCGTATACATAGGTATTCTGAAAAAGACAAGATAAATTAagaatatttgtagctacttttaaAAACCTGCAGTCAACTCGCTCAATAATCtaggagataaagcagattgcgttcttcatttcacctgtcgcATTGTTTTACATTATGAAGTTTACCGTAGTTCCCCAGAAATGTTCAGCcagtcatgtgtttgtttgtaaatagcacaatgGGAGAATACAGGAGCTGGTGAGTCCAGCTGTGTATTTGGTTTAATTGGCTAATTAGCTCAGTAAGTGGCTGAGTTAATAAAGAGACACGTTCTGTCATGTTTGAGAAGTCAAAGTGCTTTGGATGAGTTATCTGTAAAGCTggcactgctgccatcttgatTTCTTTGCGTTTATTTTTTCTCCCCTCCATTCGCAGCAGAGCAGGCAGGCCATTTACCATAGCAACCCCaaactccacacagacacagcgtGGACACATACTGCTCCAGAGCCAGTTCGGTTCTTCCTTCAGACAAGCATGCGTCAAAACTTTGCTCATTTTCACAACGTCTCTATTTCACATGCGTGTGGACTTTTACAAGCGAAACAGAAATTACATTCAGTAGCTACTACCTATACTTGTATAGCGGTATAAGCTGGATTGCATGTCTTTGCAATTAGTTTATTTTGTTTGAGCTCATTAGCATATTTATTAGCTAACAGCCTCTATTGAAATACGCTATTAGTTTGTACTAtttttgttagcattctggtaatgGATGCAAAATGGCCTTTTTTAGCTCTAAGACGGTACTAAGACGGTAATACCATAAATCCAGAGATGAGAGAAGGCCGGTATGACGATATTCAAATCTGGATACCGCCAAACCCTACTTGTAATGTAACATTTGGGTGTTCACCAAGGTTCAGTGCTTGGACCTCTGTTGTTATCTTTATCCCTTTGTACTGTGCCTCTTTGTACTTATGGTTTGCCATTCTGCTCgtacgcatgcacacactcacacatgcacgcacacacacatgcatgcacacacacagcaccaatCTTACCGTCCTGTGTGCAGGCTCCAAGCAGGTTGATGATATTCTTGTGTTTCCCGATCATCTTCATCATCTCCATCTCAGAGATCAGATCACTCAGGTCCTTCTCTGTGGCATCCGCTACACAGGAAATAGGACGTGACATCACATCAATATCAAACAATACGCACACTGTTTTCAAGGTTAGAAATGATGATACCAAAATCTACGTTTATTCTAATATATCTAATATATTTCAAGAAGTAGTCAGCAGTAGTCTCACGAACATTTAAGCATCTTCACTGCGACCATGGTGAGACGGGAGGGTTTTTCTCTGTCCAGACCTGCAGCCTCTGCTAGCACCACCTGACCAAAACATCCTTCACCCAGTGGCTTCCCCAGAGACAgcctacaacacagacacacatggcatattgttatttgtattttttgctcctttgcactcaagtatctctacttgcacattcatcttctgcacatctatcactcccgtgtttaattgctaaattgtaattacttcgccactacggcctatttattgccttacctccctaatcttacctcatttgcacacactgtatatagactttttctattgtgttgttgactgtacctttgtttatcccatgtgtaacgctgtgttgttgtttgtgtcgcactgctttgctctatcttggccaggttgcagttgtaaatgagaacttgttctcaaccgggttaaataaaggtgaaaaataaataaaatgaatgtCTTGTTCATGGAGGTTATGAATCCCCTTGGTTAAGTTATAAGCACCTTATGCAGATGATGTATGCCATATGCAGGGTAATGTATTCCCTAAACTATAGGCTGTGTATTCTCTATGCAGGGATATAAACCTTCTAGTACCTGTCTCGTGACAGCTCCCAGAGCGGGTCCGCAGGCAGCTCATATTCTGACACGCCGGCCAGGTTGGGCGTGGCTCCGCTGGAGAGGCGGTAGGGTCTGACCAGACACACCCCGGactgcagagaggaagaggagtctactgacacctagaggaagagagggggaggctgtGAGAGAGGACATGGTAAGCGGTCCGCCTGCTGAACTAAACCCAGGGATTAGTTCTCAGGCAAATTTTACTCATCATACGGTCGTGGTTTACGggcatgtgtgtatatgtgtgtgtgcgctacCTGTCTGCGTAGGGGAATGCTCTTCGCCAGTTTATGAACAGCCAGCTGGCTACTAAAGTCGCTCTTCTTCGGGGAGCAGCGTAATCGGCAGGCGGTCGCTATGGCGACTAGGAGCATGATGACGAAGAAGCCGACACAGTAGATGAAAATCTGCAGGTAGGCCTGAGACGGTACGGGGGAGGGCGGCACGTCTGCAGAGGAGGAAGTCAATGGTTTTTATGTTATTgtcatttttgtttgtttcttctCTTCCATTTTGAGTGCACATTTGTAAAGCACATTGGTCTGCAAAGGTTTAGAATAATCGAGTACATTTATGTGTGCGTACCTTTGATCACGCTGAGCCAGGCAGAGTGGTGAGACATTCCTATAGAGTTTCCGGCCAGACAGGTGtactctccctcatcctccacagACACGTTCCTCAGAGTAaacacctccatctccctgtctgtgGTGTTAAACCCTGCAGTCTGAgggcgatagagagatgtttatgtGGGGTAGCCCTCGTGGGTACAGTGTGTGTTAACCTTCAGAATTTGTAcgtagatatgtgtgtgtgtgtgtgtgtgtgtaccttcagTACACGTACGTAGGGTAGTCCGTCTGTCCCCACTTTGCTGCCGTTAATGGTGATGCGTTTGAGCCACTGGATGTGGGGCTGAGGGTCGCTGAACACTCTACAGACAAACTCTACGTCACTACCCACCACTGCCGTACGATTAGCTGGCAGGCCTGCCTGGAGGATGGGCCTGTGAGGGGAACGTTctagaacacacaaacacacatgcaacaTGAGtgacgcaaacacacacatatacgtaCACATCTCTCCATGTACGCATATCagaagtaaacacacacacacacatactgacccaCTACGTCCAgctggtaggtgtgtgtgaggCTGCCATGCTTGTTCTCCACCAGACATGTGTAGTTGCCTTTATCAGACGGAACCACTGACTCCATTATTATAGTCCACATGTGGTCTCGGAGctgaaagagggagggggtgagagagaaagtcAGGGAGTGAAAACACAAGAATAACCAAGAAAAATACACATTTGGTGTGGTGTTTGTGATTGAAATTTGGTAAAGTAGAAATAAGTGACATTTGTAATTCCCCAAGGTTCAGTGCTTGGACCTCTGCTgttattttttatacattctaCCCCTTGGCACTGTAATCTAATCTTTACTTTTAAGGTATGCTATTTACCTGCTGACTTTACTGATGATGCACTATACAGACAACACACTATGTAGCAGAGGGCTGTACAAACATACATACCTTGAAGCCTCCAATCCGCTGGTCTCTCCTGAACTCTTTTCCATTCCTGTACCACCGCAAAGTTGGAGTGGGATTACCAGTCGCCTGGCAACGGAATTTAACAGTCTTACTGGCAGGAACGGCATGGAGCCTCTTTTCCATCTTGTCTGGAGTCACCCACTGAGGAGCCaccgctagagagagagaggtatttaTATTTCTAACTTTGGATTCAATATAAAAAAATTTGGGCTCCTACTTTTTCATACTAATCAAGTTAGAGGGAGCGACGGGTGAGTGACAGGCAAGGTTTGGGGGAAAGAGGTGAGAGGAAGGGGCTTACGTTGGAGCTTCTGGTTGTTGTACAGTTTATTTTCCTCTGAGGAAGActcttcatcatcatcttcatcctcCGACGATGTAAGCATGTCagctatggagagagagaggaaccagaagtccccacaagaatagcgAGAATAATTTTTTTTGACCAACTGGAGACATTTTGTTGGTCATGACAAGATCAAATGCTATTTTTAGGAAGTTTAGGGTTAAGCTTAGAATTAGTGTTAGTATTGcattaagggttaggagctatggttagttttagggttaggagctagggtaaggtttcaaatcaaaatctaattttgttggtcacatacacgtttagcagatgttattgcaggtgtagtgaaatgcttgtgtttctagctccggcAATGCAGTAGTatataacaagtaatatctaacaattccacaacatatacccaatatacacaaatctaagtaaatgaatggaattaagaatatataaatatggatgagcaatgtcagagacaTGGACTAAGATatagcagaatagaacagaatacagtatatacaaggcagttaacccactgttcctagaccgtcattgaaaataagaatttgttcttaactgacttgcctagttaaataaaggttaaataaaatttaaaaaataaaaataatacatatgagaagagtaatgcaaaatatgttaacattattaaagtgactagtgttccatttattaaagtggccatgTATATATGTATCTATGCATCTATGCatctatgtatatatgtatatatgtatctatgtata
This region of Oncorhynchus masou masou isolate Uvic2021 chromosome 8, UVic_Omas_1.1, whole genome shotgun sequence genomic DNA includes:
- the fgfr1b gene encoding fibroblast growth factor receptor 1b; this encodes MLLSRWSLLLLWSLLVLLVLSPLTQSRPAASQSRPAASLSDTDSDTADMLTSSEDEDDDEESSSEENKLYNNQKLQPVAPQWVTPDKMEKRLHAVPASKTVKFRCQATGNPTPTLRWYRNGKEFRRDQRIGGFKLRDHMWTIIMESVVPSDKGNYTCLVENKHGSLTHTYQLDVVERSPHRPILQAGLPANRTAVVGSDVEFVCRVFSDPQPHIQWLKRITINGSKVGTDGLPYVRVLKTAGFNTTDREMEVFTLRNVSVEDEGEYTCLAGNSIGMSHHSAWLSVIKDVPPSPVPSQAYLQIFIYCVGFFVIMLLVAIATACRLRCSPKKSDFSSQLAVHKLAKSIPLRRQVSVDSSSSLQSGVCLVRPYRLSSGATPNLAGVSEYELPADPLWELSRDRLSLGKPLGEGCFGQVVLAEAAGLDREKPSRLTMVAVKMLKSDATEKDLSDLISEMEMMKMIGKHKNIINLLGACTQDGPLHVVVEYASQGNLREYLRCRRPVGLEYWSGPTQAPLDTLEVRELVSAAYQVARGMAYLASQKCIHRDLAARNVLVTEDNVMKIADFGLARDIHHIDYYKKTTNGRLPVKWMAPEALFDRIYTHQSDVWSFGVLLWEIFTLGGSPYPGVPVEELFKLLKEGHRMDRPAACTEELYMMMRDCWHAVQSHRPTFKQLVEDLDRMLSLMANQEYLDLSIPAVQYSLVGPDTSSSSDSVFSREPTHGAEYSSRSPSRTSTLLYNQHTPPRTPSRASTLAYDHHIPSRMSTLTYTIPTRHTTTRGHSQR